The DNA window CCCTTTGAGCAGGCCAACGCGCTCGCGCAGGGCCTCTTCGAAATCCAGTTCGCCGTTCATGGCGCGCGCGGTGATGTCTTTTACACGCTCGCCAACGCCGGCCTCATCGGCAAGTTCATCGATACATTCCTGACAGATCATCGTGCTGTCCATATCCGCGAGCAGCATCTTTTTGCGACGCGTCGCCGTCTTCTGGACAGCCAGATCAACGCGCATTTTCTGTACGTCTTCCCAGACATCCCAGCGATTCGCAGGCATCTGTGGTACAGTGAATTCCGCAGCTTCATCCGGGGCGAGCCAGATCGCATCGCCCCCGCCCCAGGCATTGCGCAGCGCCTCAACCAGCGACGCCTCCAGCGTGTCCGCGCCCGTGGCGCCGATCAGGGTGACAGTGTACATCCGGGCGATTCCGATCTGCGTCAGTGATGTCGCAAAAAAGCGACCGAACGGCGTTCTAGACCGCTTTTTGCGATTGCACCAGTGCCCGCAGCCGCATACACCCTGCCGTGGGACACCCTTCCCCAACGAAGGGCGCTTATCTGGAAGGATAGCATTCATGGCTACTCAACAAACGGTGCCTGCGGGCGCCGCTCAAAAACCGTCCGTGCGACCGACCAATCCACGGTTTTCCTCCGGCCCCTGTGCCAAACCCCCCGTATTTGATCTGAATAAACTTTCCGACGCGCCGCTGGGGCGGTCGCATCGTGCAGCCCCCGGCAAGGCGAAACTGCTGGCCGCGATCGAGACCACCCGCGAGGTGCTCGGCGTTCCCGCTGATTATAAGATCGGAATCGTGCCGGCCTCAGACACCGGCGCTTATGAAATGGCGATGTGGTCGCTGCTGGGCGAACGGCACGTGGAAATGGTCGCTTGGGAAAGCTTTGGCGCAGGCTGGGTCACGGATGTCGCCAGACAGCTGAAGATTGAGCACACGGCCCATACTGCGGACTATGGCAAAATCGTCGATATGGCCGCATTGAACTATGACCATGACGTCTGTTTCACCTGGAACGGCACGACCTCGGGCGTTCGCCTGCCGTCGGGCGATGTCATCCCCGCGGACCGAAAAGGGCTCACTCTGTGTGATGCAACATCGGCGGCTTTTGCGATGGATCTGCCCTGGGACAAGCTCGATGTGACGACATTCTCCTGGCAGAAAGTGCTCGGCGGTGAAGCGGCGCACGGCATGCTGATCCTGAGCCCGCGCGCGGTTGAGCGGCTGGAAAGTTACACGCCGCCCTGGCCCCTGCCCAAGATCTTTCGCCTCACGAAAGGCGGCAAACTGATCGACGGGATCTTTACCGGTGCCACGATCAACACGCCGTCGATGCTTTGTGTCGAAGATTACCTTCTTGCGCTCGA is part of the Roseobacter ponti genome and encodes:
- a CDS encoding phosphoserine transaminase, with protein sequence MATQQTVPAGAAQKPSVRPTNPRFSSGPCAKPPVFDLNKLSDAPLGRSHRAAPGKAKLLAAIETTREVLGVPADYKIGIVPASDTGAYEMAMWSLLGERHVEMVAWESFGAGWVTDVARQLKIEHTAHTADYGKIVDMAALNYDHDVCFTWNGTTSGVRLPSGDVIPADRKGLTLCDATSAAFAMDLPWDKLDVTTFSWQKVLGGEAAHGMLILSPRAVERLESYTPPWPLPKIFRLTKGGKLIDGIFTGATINTPSMLCVEDYLLALDWAKSVGGLKGLIARADANTAAISAFAETHDWIGFLAEDPATRSNTSVCLKFTDDRIADGAGFAKAVAARLADENVALDVGAYRDAPAGLRIWCGGTVETADIEAMLPWLAWAFETEIAAQMAQA